A part of Larkinella insperata genomic DNA contains:
- a CDS encoding 2Fe-2S iron-sulfur cluster-binding protein: protein MIHITIEDRNGDRQPLEIPEGISLSLMEVLKASDYPIQATCGGMALCATCHVAVLEGADSLPPVNDAEGDLLDTLPDADADSRLACQLRVDETMQGAIFRIRAE, encoded by the coding sequence ATGATTCACATCACCATAGAAGACCGTAACGGCGACCGACAGCCGCTGGAAATTCCGGAAGGCATTAGCCTGAGCCTGATGGAAGTGCTGAAAGCCTCGGACTACCCCATTCAGGCCACCTGCGGAGGCATGGCATTGTGTGCAACCTGCCACGTCGCCGTGCTGGAAGGCGCCGATTCCCTGCCGCCGGTTAACGATGCGGAGGGCGACCTGCTCGATACGCTGCCCGATGCGGATGCTGACAGTCGGCTGGCGTGCCAGTTGCGGGTGGACGAAACCATGCAGGGGGCAATTTTTCGGATACGAGCCGAGTAA
- a CDS encoding NAD(P)/FAD-dependent oxidoreductase, with product MITTDICIIGAGPVGLFAVFEAGLLKMRCHLIDALPQVGGQLSEIYPQKPIYDIPGFPDVKAQTLVDNLMEQIAPFHPSFSLGERVESLDRQPDGSFHITTNEQTVVHCQVVVIAGGLGCFEPRKPEITGLEEFEGKGVAYMVKNPELLRDRRVVLAGGGDSALDWTVFLANVARQVTLVHRSDSFRGAPDSAEKVFELAKEGRINLILQSNISSVSGQGHLQEITITAKNKTVTKLPADHLIPLFGLTPKLGPIADWGLQIDKSAIVVNTVDYSTNVERIYAIGDINTYPGKLKLILCGFHEAALMCQSAFQYVYPDQKLSFKYTTVNGIPTF from the coding sequence ATGATTACCACTGACATTTGCATTATCGGCGCCGGGCCCGTGGGGCTGTTTGCCGTTTTTGAAGCTGGTTTGTTAAAAATGCGCTGCCACCTGATCGACGCCCTGCCGCAGGTGGGTGGGCAGCTATCCGAAATTTATCCCCAGAAGCCGATCTATGATATTCCCGGTTTTCCGGACGTAAAAGCCCAAACGCTGGTGGACAATTTGATGGAGCAAATTGCTCCTTTCCATCCTTCATTCTCTTTGGGTGAGCGCGTCGAAAGCCTGGACCGGCAGCCCGACGGTTCCTTCCACATTACCACCAACGAGCAAACCGTGGTACACTGCCAGGTGGTGGTGATTGCGGGCGGACTGGGTTGTTTTGAGCCCCGAAAACCGGAAATCACCGGACTCGAAGAGTTTGAAGGCAAAGGCGTTGCCTACATGGTTAAGAATCCGGAACTCCTGCGCGACCGGCGGGTGGTACTGGCGGGCGGGGGCGACTCGGCCCTCGACTGGACGGTTTTTCTGGCCAACGTTGCCCGTCAGGTAACGCTGGTTCACCGGAGCGACAGTTTCCGGGGCGCACCCGACTCGGCCGAAAAAGTATTTGAACTGGCGAAGGAAGGCCGGATTAACCTGATTCTGCAATCGAACATCAGCAGCGTTTCGGGCCAGGGGCATTTGCAGGAAATTACGATTACAGCCAAGAACAAAACCGTTACGAAGCTGCCCGCGGATCACCTCATTCCGCTGTTTGGCCTGACGCCTAAACTCGGCCCCATCGCCGACTGGGGGCTCCAGATCGATAAATCGGCCATTGTGGTTAACACCGTAGATTACTCCACCAACGTGGAACGGATTTACGCCATCGGCGACATCAACACCTATCCGGGCAAGCTGAAACTGATTTTGTGCGGTTTCCACGAAGCCGCCCTGATGTGCCAGAGTGCCTTTCAATACGTTTATCCTGATCAGAAATTAAGCTTCAAATACACCACTGTCAACGGAATACCCACTTTTTAG
- a CDS encoding GNAT family N-acetyltransferase has protein sequence MTIRLATLDDVPAILELIRRVVPLMRATGNLQWDNQYPNAAVFEKDIAQNQLWVTELDNQLVGLAAITTDQEPEYAEVGWDLAETAVVVHRLAVDPAVRGRGVAARLMNQAEEVARQRGIGVLRIDTNTQNEATQRLFPKLGYQFAGEIGLGFRPGLRFFCYEKRLKTS, from the coding sequence ATGACGATTCGTTTAGCTACTTTAGACGATGTTCCGGCTATCCTTGAGTTGATTCGGCGCGTGGTGCCACTCATGCGGGCGACCGGTAATCTTCAATGGGATAATCAGTATCCCAATGCGGCTGTTTTTGAGAAAGACATCGCCCAGAATCAGCTTTGGGTGACCGAGCTTGATAATCAGTTGGTGGGGTTAGCCGCCATCACCACCGATCAGGAGCCCGAATACGCCGAAGTGGGTTGGGACCTGGCCGAAACCGCCGTTGTGGTGCACCGGCTGGCGGTCGATCCGGCCGTTCGGGGGCGGGGTGTTGCGGCTCGGCTGATGAATCAGGCCGAAGAGGTGGCTCGCCAGCGTGGCATCGGCGTGCTACGGATTGATACCAACACCCAGAACGAAGCCACCCAACGGCTTTTTCCCAAATTAGGCTACCAGTTTGCCGGTGAGATCGGGCTGGGCTTTCGACCCGGTTTGCGGTTTTTCTGCTACGAAAAACGGCTGAAAACTTCCTGA
- a CDS encoding PKD domain-containing protein, which translates to MRNQVPAATLVASKPMWVNGSFAKRAVAILLAATTLLVTSCKKDEVDPTPDQTGTLTANAGADQQVQVGETVKLDGSASADSKGTPLTFQWTVAAKPAKSTAAISSANTAKPTFVPDEVGDYELELTVSNANGTSKDKVKIAATVAQPIVLDQSIKVKTVLTDRVANPDLPDYIVTKSIAVSHELTINPGVVIAFERDTRLDINDGGGLIIAKGTAEKRIRFIGAEKSKGYWSGIMIYSGSNANVLEYIDVMHTGSRSLISATKAGMALFGGGKAQIALKNSLFSENDGYGLLVQEGGILREFAANTFTKHTEAGILLDPANVHKLDQASVFTGENGRNVIEIRGYYLRDGNDVTWGGFKDKTPYRLVGDFAVESGLTLSPGVTIESDRDVMIMINSKGYLIAKGTTTEKVTFTGSDRTSASWKGMMIYSNNSRNVIENAEISNGGSQVIVSGKKANLALFGNGYLSIKNTNIAKSGGYGIYASYGATLNADASTANTFTANAQGNVQLEK; encoded by the coding sequence ATGAGAAACCAAGTACCTGCCGCGACACTCGTCGCGAGTAAACCCATGTGGGTTAATGGCTCATTTGCCAAACGCGCGGTTGCCATTCTCCTTGCCGCTACCACGTTACTGGTAACCAGCTGTAAAAAAGACGAAGTAGATCCTACCCCCGACCAAACCGGCACGCTAACGGCTAATGCCGGGGCTGATCAGCAAGTGCAGGTAGGTGAAACCGTTAAATTGGACGGTAGTGCTTCGGCCGACAGCAAAGGAACTCCGCTGACCTTCCAGTGGACGGTTGCGGCCAAACCCGCTAAAAGTACGGCCGCCATTTCATCCGCAAACACAGCCAAGCCGACCTTCGTACCCGATGAAGTGGGAGATTACGAACTGGAATTAACGGTTTCCAACGCCAACGGAACCAGCAAGGATAAAGTAAAAATTGCCGCTACGGTGGCCCAGCCGATTGTTCTCGACCAAAGCATCAAAGTTAAAACCGTTTTGACCGACCGCGTCGCCAACCCGGATCTGCCGGATTACATCGTCACGAAAAGCATTGCGGTGTCGCACGAGCTAACCATCAACCCGGGCGTTGTGATTGCCTTCGAACGGGATACGCGTCTGGATATCAATGATGGCGGTGGATTGATTATCGCCAAAGGAACCGCCGAGAAGCGAATCCGGTTTATCGGAGCCGAAAAATCCAAAGGCTACTGGAGCGGGATCATGATTTACTCGGGCAGCAACGCCAACGTACTTGAGTATATCGACGTCATGCACACGGGCAGCCGCTCACTCATCAGCGCCACCAAGGCCGGTATGGCCCTGTTTGGCGGAGGGAAAGCGCAGATTGCCCTGAAAAACAGTTTATTCTCGGAAAACGACGGCTACGGTTTGCTCGTTCAGGAAGGTGGTATTCTGCGCGAATTTGCGGCCAACACCTTTACCAAACACACCGAAGCCGGGATTTTGCTGGACCCCGCCAACGTTCACAAATTGGACCAGGCTTCGGTCTTTACGGGCGAAAACGGCCGGAATGTGATCGAGATCAGAGGCTATTACCTGCGGGATGGCAACGACGTGACCTGGGGTGGTTTCAAAGATAAAACACCGTATCGTCTGGTGGGTGACTTCGCCGTTGAGTCCGGATTGACGCTGAGCCCCGGCGTTACGATTGAGTCAGATCGCGACGTAATGATTATGATCAACAGCAAAGGATACCTGATTGCGAAAGGGACAACGACCGAAAAAGTGACGTTTACTGGTTCAGACCGTACGAGCGCTTCCTGGAAAGGGATGATGATCTATTCCAACAATTCACGGAACGTGATCGAAAATGCGGAAATCAGCAACGGGGGTAGCCAGGTCATTGTGTCGGGTAAAAAAGCCAACCTTGCTCTGTTTGGCAATGGTTACTTATCCATTAAAAATACAAACATCGCTAAAAGTGGGGGCTACGGAATCTACGCCAGCTACGGCGCTACTCTGAATGCAGATGCCTCTACGGCCAATACCTTTACGGCGAACGCCCAGGGGAATGTACAGCTTGAAAAATAA
- a CDS encoding S8 family serine peptidase, with protein MAQTNFFESAQSLLRDRAYANYAAHLNEIERVQSGIQQNRTGQLSLTDITNDAARLSKRIAREGVRLDKALERINGVPNFQDVSIVRKILRSASSVCRIIIQNQFGVSGYGTGFLVSPNVLITNNHVLPDLETARRSQAQFNYELDPDGRVLTPVTFNLRPDLFFLTSTYEERRDFPFDGRDFTLVAVETTGSEGAALDRFGYIQMDSSLGKIIEGENCVVIQHPKGDYKKVVLKDIRLITLTDNFLIYESDTLPGSSGSVVLGLGTGAVVALHHSSIPRKDTAGNWLRKDGSIVQPGDADEQIDWIGNEGVRVSCIVEAFSNMPVPDAMQPLRRQIIEAQTPSLTIMSPSPAPAEVRPARTTAPVSEKKENALPADRLHYFEIILSSQPVLQDDWEGRASTLVEGFVDETPLIPSSFDPEIRRKRYLTLRSNRNPWELAQQLETLPHVESCEPDLETLTDIGVDADPNGPDRFESFNPGKSNGLATWQQEEQQFLKNFGDSVCVEKARKVTIPASYHRWWNWSAVNCLDDTERMKNADWQQIRDHLGELRFVQLDTGYSTHSKVFAGYDTDKDFDFIDQDTDARDLMERKLLKFPGHGTRTASIAVGNTLQTDPNTVNGNSGLLTFGGKTLARLIPYRIARSVILLGRGKELVDAANYAIQSQADVMFMCMGTYPKSMFAAIAREVYEQGIIWVCAAGNQVELVVAPAIYPGTIAVAATNPKDFPWKGSSNGTTVDIAAPGESVYVPITDEEGNEFMSYGDGTSYATPHVASAAMLWKAKHLRDLPEKYRFPWQIVEAFRTTLKKTARKPNGWTPKMFEVYGVGILDIDALLNADLPDADTLTHAYETISTELPRDIGFVEAGHFIWNILRRKLRPGSTESTTGLTPRGQLALDAFTTRPPVRAVESTGLGDPVGTEALLREFFKQ; from the coding sequence GTGGCACAGACTAACTTTTTCGAGTCAGCGCAGTCGTTGCTTCGCGATCGGGCCTATGCGAATTATGCGGCTCATCTAAACGAAATTGAACGGGTTCAAAGCGGTATTCAGCAAAACCGGACGGGCCAGTTATCCTTAACGGATATTACCAACGACGCGGCCCGGCTTTCCAAACGCATTGCCCGGGAAGGTGTTCGTCTGGACAAAGCGCTGGAGCGGATAAACGGCGTACCCAACTTTCAGGATGTATCGATCGTCCGGAAGATCCTCCGCAGTGCATCCAGTGTATGCCGGATTATTATCCAGAATCAGTTCGGGGTTAGCGGGTACGGCACGGGGTTTCTGGTGAGCCCCAATGTACTGATTACCAACAATCATGTTTTACCGGATCTGGAAACCGCCCGCCGTTCGCAGGCCCAGTTTAACTACGAACTCGATCCCGACGGCCGGGTGCTGACGCCCGTTACCTTCAACCTCCGTCCCGACCTGTTCTTCCTAACCTCAACCTACGAGGAACGGCGTGATTTCCCCTTCGACGGACGTGACTTTACGCTCGTAGCGGTTGAAACCACCGGTTCTGAAGGAGCAGCCCTGGACCGGTTTGGGTACATCCAGATGGATAGCTCGCTCGGTAAAATCATTGAAGGTGAAAACTGCGTTGTAATTCAGCACCCGAAGGGCGACTACAAAAAAGTGGTCCTGAAAGACATCCGGCTGATTACCCTGACGGACAATTTTCTAATCTACGAATCGGACACCTTACCCGGCTCGTCGGGCAGTGTGGTACTGGGGCTGGGCACCGGCGCGGTCGTTGCGCTGCACCACAGCTCCATTCCCCGCAAGGATACCGCGGGCAACTGGCTGCGAAAAGACGGCTCCATTGTCCAGCCCGGCGACGCCGACGAGCAAATCGACTGGATTGGCAACGAAGGTGTCCGCGTCAGTTGTATTGTTGAAGCATTCAGCAACATGCCGGTGCCGGACGCAATGCAACCCCTCCGGCGCCAGATCATTGAAGCTCAAACCCCCTCCCTCACCATCATGAGCCCTTCCCCCGCACCCGCCGAAGTCCGGCCAGCCCGCACAACCGCTCCGGTCTCCGAAAAAAAGGAAAACGCCTTGCCGGCCGACCGGCTTCACTATTTTGAAATTATCCTCTCCAGCCAGCCCGTTTTGCAGGACGATTGGGAAGGGCGGGCCAGCACGCTGGTGGAAGGTTTCGTGGATGAAACGCCCCTGATTCCGTCGTCGTTCGATCCCGAAATCCGGCGAAAACGGTATTTAACCCTCCGCTCCAACCGCAACCCGTGGGAACTGGCGCAACAACTGGAAACGCTGCCGCACGTAGAAAGCTGCGAGCCGGACCTGGAAACGCTGACCGACATTGGCGTTGATGCCGACCCCAACGGTCCGGACCGATTCGAATCGTTCAATCCCGGCAAAAGCAATGGTTTGGCAACGTGGCAGCAGGAAGAACAGCAATTTTTGAAAAATTTCGGCGATTCGGTCTGCGTCGAAAAAGCCCGGAAAGTCACTATACCCGCTTCCTACCACCGCTGGTGGAACTGGTCGGCCGTCAACTGCCTCGACGATACCGAGCGCATGAAAAACGCGGACTGGCAGCAAATCCGCGATCATTTGGGCGAATTGCGGTTTGTGCAGTTGGACACCGGTTATTCGACCCACTCCAAGGTCTTTGCCGGATACGATACCGACAAGGATTTTGATTTTATCGACCAGGACACCGATGCCCGTGATCTGATGGAGCGAAAACTCCTGAAATTTCCGGGTCACGGTACCCGAACGGCCAGCATTGCCGTCGGAAACACCCTGCAGACGGACCCCAATACCGTCAACGGAAACAGCGGCCTGCTGACCTTTGGCGGAAAAACGCTGGCCCGACTGATCCCGTACCGCATCGCCAGGTCGGTTATTTTGCTGGGGCGCGGGAAAGAACTCGTGGATGCGGCCAACTACGCGATTCAGAGCCAGGCTGACGTGATGTTCATGTGTATGGGTACGTATCCCAAATCCATGTTTGCGGCCATTGCCCGCGAGGTTTACGAACAGGGCATCATCTGGGTTTGTGCCGCGGGCAACCAGGTCGAGCTGGTGGTAGCTCCGGCCATTTATCCCGGCACGATTGCGGTAGCGGCCACCAACCCGAAAGACTTCCCCTGGAAAGGCAGCAGCAACGGAACCACGGTCGACATTGCGGCTCCGGGCGAAAGCGTTTACGTACCGATTACCGACGAAGAAGGCAACGAATTCATGTCGTACGGCGACGGCACCAGCTACGCGACTCCGCACGTAGCCTCGGCGGCTATGCTCTGGAAAGCCAAGCACCTTCGCGATCTGCCCGAGAAATACCGGTTTCCCTGGCAGATCGTCGAAGCCTTCCGGACGACCCTGAAAAAGACCGCCCGCAAACCGAATGGGTGGACGCCCAAGATGTTTGAAGTATACGGGGTCGGTATTCTGGATATTGATGCGCTGCTGAACGCCGACTTGCCGGACGCTGACACCCTGACCCATGCGTATGAAACCATCTCAACCGAATTGCCCAGGGATATCGGTTTTGTGGAAGCGGGTCACTTTATCTGGAACATTCTGCGCCGGAAGCTGCGCCCCGGTTCGACCGAAAGTACCACCGGATTGACCCCGCGCGGCCAACTGGCCCTCGACGCGTTCACCACCCGCCCGCCAGTTCGGGCCGTTGAATCCACCGGTTTGGGCGATCCGGTCGGCACCGAAGCTTTGTTGCGTGAATTTTTCAAGCAGTAA
- a CDS encoding O-antigen ligase family protein has protein sequence MNNLIAYDKYLARLVMICFFLPNRVQIFILMGVFIYWAVRDNFFVKDQHFRPYGGALLLGSIYLLYAVCAPFTNSAYQSDVLFDLEQKASLFAGPFAFLLMQPQTRKIIAGELIYFVYACFISCLVGNLFYLHEYGWHVSSPDAHIQYRLYFEKITGMHPTYMGIYLCFASAILLISPKHRQQVKGWKLVAVQFPLFLFLMALMPKAPVIALFVILCYYAWINRAQKHKFVPILAVLLISLSIACISIPFSSQRIGEFSAVLDAKPNDNPMDNSVQMRQVILSVDLDVLAQNWVTGLGPGGVDPALKAKYEEYARRLNVPLEAFDTHNEYLNQWLSFGLIGITLFILVLGIQFANAVRRRDHLYAILLMIFIVTFFTENVWSQQKGITFYSFFTSLFFFVGMRLQPSPVEAEPVLQKNTSRPKKLVHEIG, from the coding sequence ATGAACAACCTGATTGCGTACGATAAGTATTTAGCCCGGCTTGTAATGATCTGTTTTTTTCTGCCCAACCGGGTGCAGATTTTTATCCTGATGGGCGTTTTTATTTACTGGGCCGTCAGAGATAATTTTTTCGTTAAAGACCAGCATTTTCGCCCCTACGGAGGAGCTTTACTTTTAGGCAGCATTTACCTGCTCTACGCAGTTTGTGCTCCGTTTACCAATTCGGCCTATCAGTCCGATGTTTTGTTTGATCTGGAGCAGAAAGCCAGTTTATTCGCGGGGCCCTTTGCGTTTCTCCTGATGCAGCCCCAAACGCGGAAAATCATCGCTGGCGAGCTTATTTACTTTGTCTACGCCTGTTTTATATCCTGTCTGGTGGGCAATTTATTTTATCTGCACGAATACGGCTGGCACGTAAGCAGTCCAGACGCCCACATTCAATACCGGCTTTATTTTGAAAAAATTACGGGGATGCACCCAACCTACATGGGGATATACCTCTGTTTTGCCTCGGCGATTCTGCTGATTTCTCCGAAACACCGGCAGCAGGTGAAGGGCTGGAAACTGGTAGCCGTTCAATTCCCGTTGTTCTTATTTTTAATGGCCCTGATGCCCAAAGCGCCGGTTATTGCACTCTTCGTGATTCTTTGTTATTACGCCTGGATCAATCGGGCTCAGAAGCACAAATTTGTGCCAATTTTGGCCGTATTGCTGATCTCGTTGTCCATCGCCTGCATTTCCATCCCGTTCAGCAGCCAGCGCATCGGCGAGTTTTCGGCGGTGCTAGATGCCAAACCGAACGACAATCCGATGGATAACTCGGTGCAGATGCGCCAGGTTATTTTGTCGGTTGACCTGGACGTGTTAGCTCAGAACTGGGTAACAGGCCTTGGGCCCGGTGGCGTTGATCCGGCTCTGAAAGCCAAGTACGAGGAGTATGCCCGCCGGTTAAACGTCCCGTTGGAAGCGTTCGATACCCACAATGAGTACCTGAATCAATGGCTTTCGTTTGGCCTGATTGGCATTACGTTGTTTATCCTGGTGCTGGGAATCCAGTTTGCCAATGCCGTCCGTCGGCGTGATCACTTATACGCGATTCTGCTGATGATTTTTATCGTCACCTTTTTTACCGAAAATGTCTGGTCGCAGCAAAAGGGCATTACGTTTTATTCCTTCTTTACGTCCCTGTTTTTCTTTGTCGGCATGCGCCTGCAACCCAGTCCGGTAGAAGCCGAGCCGGTTTTGCAGAAAAACACCAGCCGGCCCAAAAAACTGGTGCATGAGATTGGTTAA